One genomic region from Equus asinus isolate D_3611 breed Donkey chromosome 10, EquAss-T2T_v2, whole genome shotgun sequence encodes:
- the GAPVD1 gene encoding GTPase-activating protein and VPS9 domain-containing protein 1 isoform X8 — protein sequence MTFVLFPHLKMVKLDIHTLAHHLKQERLYVNSEKQLIQRLNADVLKTAEKLYRTAWIAKQQRINLDRLIITSAEASPAECCQHAKILEDTQFVDGYKQLGFQETAYGEFLSRLRENPRLIASSLVAGEKLNQENTQSVIYTVFTSLYGNCIMQEDESYLLQVLRYLIEFELKESDNPRRLLRRGTCAFSILFKLFSEGLFSAKLFLTATLHEPIMQLLVEDEDHLETDPNKLIERFSPSQQEKLFGEKGSDRFRQKVQEMVDSNEAKLVALVNKFIGYLKQNTYCFPHSLRWIVSQMYKTLSCVDRLEVGEVRAMCTDLLLACFICPAVVNPEQYGIISDAPINEVARFNLMQVGRLLQQLAMTGSEEGDPRTKSSLGKFDKSCVAAFLDVVIGGRAVETPPMSSVNLLEGLSRTVVYITYSQLITLVNFMKSVMSGDQLREDRMALDNLLANLPQAKPGKSSSLEMTPYNTPQLSPATTPANKKNRLPIATRSRNRTNVLMDLHMDHEGSSQETIQEVQPEEVLVISLGTGPQLTPGMMSENEVLNMQLSDGGQGDVPVDENKLHGKPDKTLRFSLCSDNLEGISEGPSNRSNSVSSLDLEGESVSELGAGPSGSNGVEALQLLEHEQATTQDNLDDKLRKFEIRDMMGLTDDRDISETVSETWSTDVLGSDFDPNIDEDRLQEIAGAAAENMLGSLLCLPGSGSVLLDPCTGSTISETTSEAWSVEVLPSDSEAPDLKQEERLQELESCSGLGSTSDDTDVREVSSRPSTPGLSVVSGISATSEDIPNKIEDLRSECSSDFGGKDSVTSPDMDEITHGAHQLTSPPSQSESLLAMFDPLSSHEGASAVVRPKVHYARPSHPPPDPPILEGAVGGHEARLPNFGSHVLTPAEMEAFRQRHSYPERLVRSRSSDIVSSVRRPMSDPSWNRRPGNEERELPPAAAIGATSLMAAPHSSSSSPSKDSSRGETEERKDSDDEKSDRNRPWWRKRFVSAMPKDDPSPRLSAQAQVAEDILDKYRNAIKRTSPSDGAMANYESAEVLGDGESAHDSPRDETLQNISADDLPDSASQAAHPQDSAFSYRDAKKKLRLALCSADSVAFPVLTHSTRNGLPDHTDPEDNEIVCFLKVQIAEAINLQDKNLMAQLQETMRCVCRFDNRTCRKLLASIAEDYRKRAPYIAYLTRCRQGLQTTQAHLERLLQRVLRDKEVANRYFTTVCVRLLLESKEKKIREFIQDFQKLTAADDKTAQVEDFLQFLYGAMAQDVIWQNASEEQLQDAQLAIERSVMNRIFKLAFYPNQDGDILRDQVLHEHIQRLSKVVTANHRALQIPEVYLREAPWPSAQSEIRTISAYKTPRDKVQCILRMCSTIMNLLSLANEDSVPGADDFVPVLVFVLIKANPPCLLSTVQYISSFYASCLSGEESYWWMQFTAAVEFIKTIDDRK from the exons CCTTTGTACTTTTCCCACATTTGAAGATGGTGAAGCTGGATATTCATACTCTGGCCCATCACCTTAAGCAGGAACGCTTATATGTAAACTCTGAGAAACAGCTCATTCAGAGGCTCAATGCAGATGTGCTTAAGACAGCTGAGAAGTTGTATCGTACAGCATGGATTGCTAAGCAACAGAGAATTAATTTGGATCGGCTTATCATAACCAG tGCTGAAGCTTCTCCTGCTGAATGTTGCCAACATGCCAAGATTTTGGAAGATACACAGTTTGTTGATGGATATAAGCAATTGGGGTTTCAGGAGACTGCTTATGGAGAATTCTTGAGTCGATTAAGGGAAAATCCTCGTCTTATTGCCTCCTCTTTGGTTGCTGGAGAGAAACTTAATCAGGAGAACACACAAAGTGTTATTTACACAGTTTTTACCTCCCTCTATGGCAACTGCATTATGCAAGAAGATGAAAGCTACCTCCTTCAGGTTTTGAGATACTTGATTGAATTTGAACTTaaagaaagtgacaaccccaggCGACTTTTGAGGAGAGGAACTTGTGCCTTCAGCATCTTATTCAAACTTTTTTCTGAAGGACTGTTTTCTGCCAAACTTTTCCTCACAGCTACTTTACATGAGCCAATCATGCAACTGCTTGTTGAAGATGAAGATCACCTGGAAACAGATCCAAACAAGCTAATTGAGAGGTTCTCCCCATCTCAGCAGGAAAAACTCTTCGGGGAGAAAGGCTCAGATAGATTCAGGCAAAAGGTCCAAGAGATGGTGGATTCCAACGAGGCCAAACTGGTGGCCTTGGTGAACAAATTCATTGGTTATCTCAAACAGAACACGTACTGCTTCCCACACAGTTTGAGGTGGATTGTGTCACAGATGTACAAAACCCTCTCCTGTGTAGACAGACTGGAAGTTGGGGAGGTCAGGGCAATGTGTACTGATCTCCTGTTGGCTTGCTTCATTTGTCCCGCAGTTGTCAATCCAGAACAGTATGGAATAATTTCTGATGCTCCTATTAATGAGGTGGCAAGATTTAATCTGATGCAG GTCGGCCGCCTCTTACAGCAGTTAGCAATGACTGGGTCTGAAGAGGGAGATCCCCGGACAAAGAGCAGCCTTGGAAAATTTGACAAA AGCTGTGTTGCCGCTTTCCTTGATGTTGTGATTGGGGGCCGTGCAGTGGAGACGCCGCCAATGTCCTCCGTTAATCTTCTGGAAGGGTTGAGCAGAACTGTGGTTTATATCACCTACAGTCAGCTTATTACTCTG GTGAATTTTATGAAGAGTGTGATGTCTGGAGATCAACTGAGAGAAGATAGAATGGCTCTTGACAATTTATTGGCAAACCTCCCGCAGGCAAAGCCAGGCAAAAGCAGCAGTTTGGAGATGACTCCCTACAATACTCCTCAGCTGTCTCCAGCAACCACTCCAGCAAATAAAAAGAACCGATTGCCGATAG caactcGGAGCAGAAATCGCACCAATGTGCTAATGGACTTACATATGGACCATGAAGGATCGTCTCAAGAAACCATCCAGGAGGTACAGCCAGAAGAGGTGTTGGTCATTTCCTTAGGGACGGGTCCCCAGCTAACTCCAGGGATGATGTCAGAAAATGAG gtccTAAACATGCAACTTTCGGATGGAGGACAAGGAGATGTCCCTGTCGATGAAAACAAACTCCACGGTAAACCTGATAAAACCTTGCGCTTTTCCCTCTGCAGTGATAATCTGGAAGGAATATCTGAAG GTCCTTCAAATCGCTCTAATTCAGTATCCTCTCTAGACCTGGAAGGAGAGTCTGTATCAGAACTTGGAGCAGGACCTTCTGGGAGTAATGGAGTTGAAGCTCTACAACTCTTAGAGCATGAGCAAG CTACAACACAAGATAATCTCGACGATAAGCTAAGGAAGTTTGAAATTCGTGACATGATGGGACTGACAGATGATAGGGACATATCAGAAACAGTGAGTGAGACCTGGAGTACAGATGTCTTGGGAAGTGACTTTGACCCCAACATTGATGAAGATCGCTTGCAGGAAATTGCAG GTGCAGCAGCAGAGAACATGTTAGGCAGTTTACTGTGCCTGCCAGGTTCAGGGTCAGTACTGCTTGACCCCTGCACTGGTTCTACCATATCAGAGACGACAAGCGAAGCTTGGAGTGTAGAGGTATTGCCAAGTGACTCAG AGGCCCCAGATCTAAAGCAGGAGGAGCGCCTGCAGGAACTGGAGAGCTGTTCTGGACTGGGTAGCACATCTGATGATACGGATGTCAGGGAGGTCAGTTCCCGCCCCAGCACTCCAGGCCTCAGTGTTGTGTCGG gcataagTGCAACCTCTGAGGATATTCCTAATAAGATTGAAGACCTGAGATCTGAGTGCAGCTCTGATTTTGGAGGTAAAGATTCTGTCACTAGTCCAGACATGGATGAAATAACTCATG GTGCCCACCAGCTGACCTCTCCTCCTTCGCAGTCTGAGTCTCTGCTTGCCATGTTTGATCCACTGTCTTCACATGAAG GGGCCTCTGCTGTGGTAAGGCCAAAGGTTCACTATGCCAGGCCATCGCATCCACCACCAGATCCCCCAATCCTGGAAGGAGCTGTGGGAGGACATGAGGCCAGGTTGCCAAACTTTGGTTCCCATGTTTTAACTCCGGCTGAAATGGAGGCCTTCAGGCAAAGGCATTCTTACCCTGAGAGATTAGTTCGCAGCAGGAGCTCTGATATAGTGTCTTCTGTCCGGCGACCCATGAGTGACCCCAGCTGGAACCGACGTCCAGGGAATGAAGAGCGAGAACTCCCTCCAGCCGCAGCCATTGGTGCTACTTCTTTGATGGCTGCACCTCATTCATCATCTTCATCCCCGAGTAAGGACTCCTCAAGAGGAGAG ACTGAAGAACGCAAAGATAGCGATGATGAGAAATCAGACAGGAACAGACCTTGGTGGAGAAAACGTTTTGTTTCTGCCATGCCGAAAg ATGATCCCAGCCCTAGACTCAGTGCGCAAGCTCAGGTCGCTGAGGATATTCTGGACAAATACAGAAATGCCATTAAACGAACCAGCCCCAGTGACGGAGCGATGGCAAACTATGAAAGTGCAG AGGTTCTGGGTGATGGTGAAAGTGCACATGATTCTCCTCGTGACGAAACGCTGCAGAACATCTCGGCTGACGACCTCCCAGACTCCGCGAGCCAAGCGGCCCACCCTCAGGACTCCGCTTTCTCTTACAG AGACGcgaaaaagaaactgaggcttgcccTTTGCTCTGCGGATTCTGTCGCTTTCCCAGTGCTAACCCATTCAACCAGGAACGGTTTACCTGATCATACCGATCCAGAAG atAATGAAATTGTATGCTTCTTAAAAGTTCAAATAGCTGAAGCAATTAATTTACAAGACAAGAATTTAATGGCTCAACTTCAAGAGACAATGCGTTGTGTGTGCCGCTTTGATAATAGGACTTGTAGGAAACTGCTGGCTTCAATTGCCGAGGACTACAG GAAAAGGGCCCCCTATATTGCTTATCTCACTCGCTGTCGACAAGGACTACAGACCACACAGGCTCACCTGGAAAGGCTACTGCAAAGGGTTTTGCGGGACAAAGAGGTGGCCAATCGGTACTTTACCACTGTCTGTGTGAGGCTGCTGCTGGAGAGCAAAGAGAAGAAGATCAGGGAGTTCATTCAAG ACTTTCAGAAACTCACAGCAGCTGATGATAAAACTGCTCAGGTAGAAGATTTTCTGCAGTTCCTTTATGGTGCGATGGCCCAGGATGTCATATGGCAAAATGCAAGTGAGGAGCAGCTTCAGGATGCTCAGCTGGCCATTGAACGAAGTGTGATGAATCGGATTTTCAAGCTTGCCTTCTACCCTAACCAGGATGGGGACATACTTCGTGACCA GGTTCTTCATGAACATATTCAGAGACTGTCGAAAGTAGTGACTGCCAATCACAGAGCTCTTCAGATTCCAGAG
- the GAPVD1 gene encoding GTPase-activating protein and VPS9 domain-containing protein 1 isoform X12, translating to MVKLDIHTLAHHLKQERLYVNSEKQLIQRLNADVLKTAEKLYRTAWIAKQQRINLDRLIITSAEASPAECCQHAKILEDTQFVDGYKQLGFQETAYGEFLSRLRENPRLIASSLVAGEKLNQENTQSVIYTVFTSLYGNCIMQEDESYLLQVLRYLIEFELKESDNPRRLLRRGTCAFSILFKLFSEGLFSAKLFLTATLHEPIMQLLVEDEDHLETDPNKLIERFSPSQQEKLFGEKGSDRFRQKVQEMVDSNEAKLVALVNKFIGYLKQNTYCFPHSLRWIVSQMYKTLSCVDRLEVGEVRAMCTDLLLACFICPAVVNPEQYGIISDAPINEVARFNLMQVGRLLQQLAMTGSEEGDPRTKSSLGKFDKSCVAAFLDVVIGGRAVETPPMSSVNLLEGLSRTVVYITYSQLITLVNFMKSVMSGDQLREDRMALDNLLANLPQAKPGKSSSLEMTPYNTPQLSPATTPANKKNRLPIATRSRNRTNVLMDLHMDHEGSSQETIQEVQPEEVLVISLGTGPQLTPGMMSENEVLNMQLSDGGQGDVPVDENKLHGKPDKTLRFSLCSDNLEGISEGPSNRSNSVSSLDLEGESVSELGAGPSGSNGVEALQLLEHEQATTQDNLDDKLRKFEIRDMMGLTDDRDISETVSETWSTDVLGSDFDPNIDEDRLQEIAGAAAENMLGSLLCLPGSGSVLLDPCTGSTISETTSEAWSVEVLPSDSEAPDLKQEERLQELESCSGLGSTSDDTDVREVSSRPSTPGLSVVSGISATSEDIPNKIEDLRSECSSDFGGKDSVTSPDMDEITHGAHQLTSPPSQSESLLAMFDPLSSHEGASAVVRPKVHYARPSHPPPDPPILEGAVGGHEARLPNFGSHVLTPAEMEAFRQRHSYPERLVRSRSSDIVSSVRRPMSDPSWNRRPGNEERELPPAAAIGATSLMAAPHSSSSSPSKDSSRGETEERKDSDDEKSDRNRPWWRKRFVSAMPKDDPSPRLSAQAQVAEDILDKYRNAIKRTSPSDGAMANYESAEVLGDGESAHDSPRDETLQNISADDLPDSASQAAHPQDSAFSYRDAKKKLRLALCSADSVAFPVLTHSTRNGLPDHTDPEDNEIVCFLKVQIAEAINLQDKNLMAQLQETMRCVCRFDNRTCRKLLASIAEDYRKRAPYIAYLTRCRQGLQTTQAHLERLLQRVLRDKEVANRYFTTVCVRLLLESKEKKIREFIQDFQKLTAADDKTAQVEDFLQFLYGAMAQDVIWQNASEEQLQDAQLAIERSVMNRIFKLAFYPNQDGDILRDQVLHEHIQRLSKVVTANHRALQIPEVYLREAPWPSAQSEIRTISAYKTPRDKVQCILRMCSTIMNLLSLANEDSVPGADDFVPVLVFVLIKANPPCLLSTVQYISSFYASCLSGEESYWWMQFTAAVEFIKTIDDRK from the exons ATGGTGAAGCTGGATATTCATACTCTGGCCCATCACCTTAAGCAGGAACGCTTATATGTAAACTCTGAGAAACAGCTCATTCAGAGGCTCAATGCAGATGTGCTTAAGACAGCTGAGAAGTTGTATCGTACAGCATGGATTGCTAAGCAACAGAGAATTAATTTGGATCGGCTTATCATAACCAG tGCTGAAGCTTCTCCTGCTGAATGTTGCCAACATGCCAAGATTTTGGAAGATACACAGTTTGTTGATGGATATAAGCAATTGGGGTTTCAGGAGACTGCTTATGGAGAATTCTTGAGTCGATTAAGGGAAAATCCTCGTCTTATTGCCTCCTCTTTGGTTGCTGGAGAGAAACTTAATCAGGAGAACACACAAAGTGTTATTTACACAGTTTTTACCTCCCTCTATGGCAACTGCATTATGCAAGAAGATGAAAGCTACCTCCTTCAGGTTTTGAGATACTTGATTGAATTTGAACTTaaagaaagtgacaaccccaggCGACTTTTGAGGAGAGGAACTTGTGCCTTCAGCATCTTATTCAAACTTTTTTCTGAAGGACTGTTTTCTGCCAAACTTTTCCTCACAGCTACTTTACATGAGCCAATCATGCAACTGCTTGTTGAAGATGAAGATCACCTGGAAACAGATCCAAACAAGCTAATTGAGAGGTTCTCCCCATCTCAGCAGGAAAAACTCTTCGGGGAGAAAGGCTCAGATAGATTCAGGCAAAAGGTCCAAGAGATGGTGGATTCCAACGAGGCCAAACTGGTGGCCTTGGTGAACAAATTCATTGGTTATCTCAAACAGAACACGTACTGCTTCCCACACAGTTTGAGGTGGATTGTGTCACAGATGTACAAAACCCTCTCCTGTGTAGACAGACTGGAAGTTGGGGAGGTCAGGGCAATGTGTACTGATCTCCTGTTGGCTTGCTTCATTTGTCCCGCAGTTGTCAATCCAGAACAGTATGGAATAATTTCTGATGCTCCTATTAATGAGGTGGCAAGATTTAATCTGATGCAG GTCGGCCGCCTCTTACAGCAGTTAGCAATGACTGGGTCTGAAGAGGGAGATCCCCGGACAAAGAGCAGCCTTGGAAAATTTGACAAA AGCTGTGTTGCCGCTTTCCTTGATGTTGTGATTGGGGGCCGTGCAGTGGAGACGCCGCCAATGTCCTCCGTTAATCTTCTGGAAGGGTTGAGCAGAACTGTGGTTTATATCACCTACAGTCAGCTTATTACTCTG GTGAATTTTATGAAGAGTGTGATGTCTGGAGATCAACTGAGAGAAGATAGAATGGCTCTTGACAATTTATTGGCAAACCTCCCGCAGGCAAAGCCAGGCAAAAGCAGCAGTTTGGAGATGACTCCCTACAATACTCCTCAGCTGTCTCCAGCAACCACTCCAGCAAATAAAAAGAACCGATTGCCGATAG caactcGGAGCAGAAATCGCACCAATGTGCTAATGGACTTACATATGGACCATGAAGGATCGTCTCAAGAAACCATCCAGGAGGTACAGCCAGAAGAGGTGTTGGTCATTTCCTTAGGGACGGGTCCCCAGCTAACTCCAGGGATGATGTCAGAAAATGAG gtccTAAACATGCAACTTTCGGATGGAGGACAAGGAGATGTCCCTGTCGATGAAAACAAACTCCACGGTAAACCTGATAAAACCTTGCGCTTTTCCCTCTGCAGTGATAATCTGGAAGGAATATCTGAAG GTCCTTCAAATCGCTCTAATTCAGTATCCTCTCTAGACCTGGAAGGAGAGTCTGTATCAGAACTTGGAGCAGGACCTTCTGGGAGTAATGGAGTTGAAGCTCTACAACTCTTAGAGCATGAGCAAG CTACAACACAAGATAATCTCGACGATAAGCTAAGGAAGTTTGAAATTCGTGACATGATGGGACTGACAGATGATAGGGACATATCAGAAACAGTGAGTGAGACCTGGAGTACAGATGTCTTGGGAAGTGACTTTGACCCCAACATTGATGAAGATCGCTTGCAGGAAATTGCAG GTGCAGCAGCAGAGAACATGTTAGGCAGTTTACTGTGCCTGCCAGGTTCAGGGTCAGTACTGCTTGACCCCTGCACTGGTTCTACCATATCAGAGACGACAAGCGAAGCTTGGAGTGTAGAGGTATTGCCAAGTGACTCAG AGGCCCCAGATCTAAAGCAGGAGGAGCGCCTGCAGGAACTGGAGAGCTGTTCTGGACTGGGTAGCACATCTGATGATACGGATGTCAGGGAGGTCAGTTCCCGCCCCAGCACTCCAGGCCTCAGTGTTGTGTCGG gcataagTGCAACCTCTGAGGATATTCCTAATAAGATTGAAGACCTGAGATCTGAGTGCAGCTCTGATTTTGGAGGTAAAGATTCTGTCACTAGTCCAGACATGGATGAAATAACTCATG GTGCCCACCAGCTGACCTCTCCTCCTTCGCAGTCTGAGTCTCTGCTTGCCATGTTTGATCCACTGTCTTCACATGAAG GGGCCTCTGCTGTGGTAAGGCCAAAGGTTCACTATGCCAGGCCATCGCATCCACCACCAGATCCCCCAATCCTGGAAGGAGCTGTGGGAGGACATGAGGCCAGGTTGCCAAACTTTGGTTCCCATGTTTTAACTCCGGCTGAAATGGAGGCCTTCAGGCAAAGGCATTCTTACCCTGAGAGATTAGTTCGCAGCAGGAGCTCTGATATAGTGTCTTCTGTCCGGCGACCCATGAGTGACCCCAGCTGGAACCGACGTCCAGGGAATGAAGAGCGAGAACTCCCTCCAGCCGCAGCCATTGGTGCTACTTCTTTGATGGCTGCACCTCATTCATCATCTTCATCCCCGAGTAAGGACTCCTCAAGAGGAGAG ACTGAAGAACGCAAAGATAGCGATGATGAGAAATCAGACAGGAACAGACCTTGGTGGAGAAAACGTTTTGTTTCTGCCATGCCGAAAg ATGATCCCAGCCCTAGACTCAGTGCGCAAGCTCAGGTCGCTGAGGATATTCTGGACAAATACAGAAATGCCATTAAACGAACCAGCCCCAGTGACGGAGCGATGGCAAACTATGAAAGTGCAG AGGTTCTGGGTGATGGTGAAAGTGCACATGATTCTCCTCGTGACGAAACGCTGCAGAACATCTCGGCTGACGACCTCCCAGACTCCGCGAGCCAAGCGGCCCACCCTCAGGACTCCGCTTTCTCTTACAG AGACGcgaaaaagaaactgaggcttgcccTTTGCTCTGCGGATTCTGTCGCTTTCCCAGTGCTAACCCATTCAACCAGGAACGGTTTACCTGATCATACCGATCCAGAAG atAATGAAATTGTATGCTTCTTAAAAGTTCAAATAGCTGAAGCAATTAATTTACAAGACAAGAATTTAATGGCTCAACTTCAAGAGACAATGCGTTGTGTGTGCCGCTTTGATAATAGGACTTGTAGGAAACTGCTGGCTTCAATTGCCGAGGACTACAG GAAAAGGGCCCCCTATATTGCTTATCTCACTCGCTGTCGACAAGGACTACAGACCACACAGGCTCACCTGGAAAGGCTACTGCAAAGGGTTTTGCGGGACAAAGAGGTGGCCAATCGGTACTTTACCACTGTCTGTGTGAGGCTGCTGCTGGAGAGCAAAGAGAAGAAGATCAGGGAGTTCATTCAAG ACTTTCAGAAACTCACAGCAGCTGATGATAAAACTGCTCAGGTAGAAGATTTTCTGCAGTTCCTTTATGGTGCGATGGCCCAGGATGTCATATGGCAAAATGCAAGTGAGGAGCAGCTTCAGGATGCTCAGCTGGCCATTGAACGAAGTGTGATGAATCGGATTTTCAAGCTTGCCTTCTACCCTAACCAGGATGGGGACATACTTCGTGACCA GGTTCTTCATGAACATATTCAGAGACTGTCGAAAGTAGTGACTGCCAATCACAGAGCTCTTCAGATTCCAGAG